One part of the Caproiciproducens sp. CPB-2 genome encodes these proteins:
- a CDS encoding ABC transporter ATP-binding protein translates to MRMEQQGSIKDNFIIDCENVTKEFTTERGTLKVADNFSLKVKENEFLVLFGPGQCGKTTLLNLIAGLEPVTSGKITVNNKEVNKPDPERGVVYQTTALFPWLTVKGNVEFGPKVRGISKAERERRTAHYIKLVGLEGFENSYPVKLSGGMQQRVGIARAYCNEPVVMLMDEPFGHLDAQTRYLMQEELVRIWESEKRTAIFVTNNIEEALYLADRIVVLTNCPASVKCEYNITMKRPRDYVDPEFLRLREEITNIVDKTL, encoded by the coding sequence ATGCGCATGGAACAACAGGGGAGTATAAAGGATAATTTTATTATCGACTGTGAAAACGTCACGAAGGAGTTTACAACGGAACGGGGAACCCTTAAGGTTGCCGATAACTTTTCACTGAAGGTGAAGGAAAATGAATTTCTCGTTCTGTTTGGCCCCGGTCAGTGCGGTAAAACCACTCTGCTGAACCTGATTGCGGGACTTGAGCCCGTTACCTCCGGAAAAATAACCGTTAATAATAAGGAAGTGAACAAACCGGATCCCGAACGCGGAGTGGTTTACCAGACGACGGCGCTGTTTCCCTGGCTCACCGTCAAGGGAAATGTGGAGTTCGGGCCGAAGGTAAGAGGAATATCAAAAGCGGAGAGAGAAAGAAGGACGGCCCATTATATTAAATTAGTCGGTCTGGAAGGATTTGAGAACTCCTATCCGGTCAAACTTTCCGGAGGGATGCAGCAGCGCGTCGGCATTGCCCGGGCGTACTGCAACGAACCGGTCGTGATGCTGATGGACGAGCCGTTCGGCCACCTGGATGCTCAGACAAGGTACCTGATGCAGGAAGAGCTTGTCCGTATCTGGGAATCCGAAAAAAGGACCGCGATCTTTGTTACAAACAATATTGAGGAGGCGCTGTATCTGGCTGATCGGATCGTCGTACTCACAAACTGCCCCGCGAGTGTAAAGTGTGAATACAATATCACCATGAAACGTCCGAGAGACTATGTGGACCCTGAATTTTTACGTCTTAGGGAAGAAATCACCAATATAGTGGACAAGACACTTTAA
- a CDS encoding iron-containing alcohol dehydrogenase family protein has protein sequence MKEQFSFYMPVNIRFGNGITKELSQYVKGNSVLLICDPFLYKSGVAKTLGDAMTEKNTVYFSEIEPNPSCESVDKAARAAREIQADCVIGLGGGSAMDVSKIVSCLVTNPGSIYDYYAGGNRVLESRKAQLILIPTTAGTGSEVTNVGVFTNQRAGIKMPMVNDCFWADCAMIDPELTYTLPPAVTASTGMDAFCHAIEAYWNKESQPLCDMLSLGALELVLKNIKKAYDTPSDKEARASMILASLTAGVAFSQTRTTGIHALSFPLTTEFGANHGTACSITLPAFIRLCYKQAKEKMEKLMRYLGYSEINEFADAVEHLMESMKMPVRLHQLGVRESDIPHIAKVGLNAAIIQLTPAEMNEETVCGLLTSML, from the coding sequence ATGAAAGAACAATTCAGTTTTTATATGCCGGTTAATATCCGGTTTGGAAACGGCATAACAAAAGAATTGAGCCAATATGTGAAAGGGAACAGCGTCCTCCTGATTTGTGATCCCTTCCTTTATAAGTCCGGCGTGGCAAAAACGCTGGGCGATGCTATGACTGAAAAGAACACTGTGTATTTCAGTGAAATCGAGCCAAACCCATCCTGTGAAAGTGTGGATAAAGCGGCGCGGGCCGCCCGGGAAATTCAGGCGGACTGCGTGATCGGGCTGGGCGGCGGAAGTGCAATGGATGTTTCCAAAATTGTTTCCTGCCTTGTGACCAATCCGGGAAGTATCTACGATTACTACGCCGGCGGAAACCGTGTGCTTGAATCAAGGAAAGCACAGCTGATTCTGATACCTACAACGGCAGGTACCGGAAGTGAAGTTACAAACGTCGGCGTGTTTACCAATCAGAGGGCCGGGATCAAAATGCCGATGGTAAACGACTGCTTCTGGGCGGACTGCGCAATGATCGATCCCGAGCTCACTTATACCCTTCCGCCCGCCGTCACCGCCTCTACCGGAATGGACGCGTTCTGCCATGCAATAGAAGCCTACTGGAACAAAGAGTCGCAGCCTTTATGCGATATGCTCTCGCTGGGCGCGCTGGAACTGGTTCTGAAAAACATCAAAAAAGCTTATGACACGCCGTCCGACAAGGAAGCGCGCGCGTCGATGATTTTGGCGAGCCTGACAGCGGGGGTCGCGTTCAGCCAGACAAGGACCACCGGCATTCATGCGCTGAGCTTCCCGCTCACGACGGAATTCGGGGCCAACCACGGGACCGCCTGCTCCATAACGCTACCCGCGTTTATACGTCTCTGCTACAAACAGGCAAAGGAAAAAATGGAGAAGCTCATGCGTTACCTCGGCTATTCGGAGATCAATGAATTTGCAGATGCGGTTGAGCATTTGATGGAAAGCATGAAAATGCCCGTGCGTCTTCATCAGCTCGGGGTCAGGGAATCCGATATACCGCATATTGCAAAAGTGGGTTTAAATGCGGCAATTATCCAGCTGACGCCTGCCGAAATGAATGAGGAAACCGTGTGCGGACTTCTGACATCCATGCTGTAA
- a CDS encoding ABC transporter ATP-binding protein produces the protein MAEDRIKVKADHITKKFGDLLVLDDISFEVKKGEFLCIVGPTGCGKTTFLNSLTKLNELTAGEIYIDGEPVNLKKHNIAYIFQEYSTMPWLTVEQNVRFGLNIKKVPEADQKKRAEEVMEIVGLTKFRDYYPKQLSASMLQRVVIARAFAVHPELLLMDEPYGQLDIELRFKLEDELIKLWQKEKTTIIFITHNIEEAVYMAERCLILSNKPTHIKEETVIDLPRPRNVASPDFIAKRQYITDQIKWW, from the coding sequence GTGGCTGAAGACAGAATCAAAGTAAAGGCAGACCACATTACAAAAAAATTCGGTGATTTGCTTGTTTTGGACGATATATCCTTTGAAGTGAAAAAAGGAGAGTTTTTATGTATTGTCGGACCGACTGGCTGCGGCAAAACGACCTTTCTCAACAGCCTGACCAAACTTAACGAGCTTACCGCGGGCGAAATTTATATTGACGGCGAACCGGTGAATCTGAAAAAGCACAACATCGCTTACATTTTCCAGGAATATTCCACAATGCCGTGGTTGACCGTGGAACAAAACGTCCGGTTTGGCCTGAATATTAAAAAGGTACCTGAAGCGGATCAAAAAAAGCGGGCGGAAGAAGTGATGGAAATCGTCGGCCTGACTAAATTCCGCGATTACTATCCAAAACAGCTTTCCGCCAGTATGCTGCAAAGAGTGGTTATCGCAAGAGCTTTTGCAGTGCATCCGGAGCTGCTGCTGATGGATGAACCCTACGGCCAGCTCGACATCGAGCTTCGCTTTAAGCTGGAGGATGAACTGATCAAGCTTTGGCAGAAAGAAAAAACAACCATTATTTTTATTACGCACAATATTGAAGAAGCGGTCTATATGGCGGAACGCTGTCTGATCCTCTCCAATAAGCCCACACACATTAAAGAAGAAACCGTGATTGATCTTCCCAGGCCGAGAAATGTCGCCAGTCCTGATTTTATCGCAAAGCGGCAGTATATTACCGATCAGATCAAGTGGTGGTAA
- a CDS encoding M24 family metallopeptidase codes for MLDKNQIADFQEKEQVLREILRDKGAEALLLSNQKDFSWLTGGRGFIGTASTAACGTVVVTKDRTYLVAENIEAARLYNEQLGGNPLVAVKEYPWQEPGERSKILDKICGSGKRLDAGEVEKKLFDARTRMSAYDIERYRDICQTAAKDLEEVCRTLRSGITEYELAGQLARKFWADNLEPITLLIGFDERALRYRHPVPAGAVLKNYALIAVCARRGGLIASATRLAALKDPGSEMRERQKVSAYVNAVFAANTLPGRTVGSVFGSALAAYAEKGYADEWKFHHQGGLTGYAARELKAVSGSTHIIRENEVYAWNPSVQGTKSENTIFITKDGFESLTHTGDYPYLTFEINGKTVMTEDILILG; via the coding sequence ATGCTGGACAAAAATCAGATTGCTGATTTTCAAGAAAAGGAGCAGGTCCTGCGGGAAATTCTCCGGGACAAGGGCGCTGAAGCGCTTTTGCTGAGCAATCAGAAGGATTTCAGCTGGTTGACAGGGGGCCGCGGCTTTATTGGCACCGCTTCCACCGCGGCCTGCGGTACTGTTGTGGTCACAAAGGACAGGACTTATCTGGTGGCGGAAAATATTGAGGCAGCCCGCCTTTATAATGAGCAGCTTGGGGGAAATCCTCTTGTGGCCGTAAAAGAGTATCCCTGGCAGGAGCCGGGAGAGAGAAGTAAAATTCTTGACAAAATCTGCGGCTCCGGAAAAAGATTGGATGCCGGTGAGGTTGAAAAGAAACTGTTCGATGCGCGCACGCGGATGAGCGCCTATGATATTGAACGTTACCGCGATATTTGCCAGACTGCGGCGAAGGACCTGGAAGAGGTCTGCCGTACGCTCAGGTCCGGCATTACCGAGTATGAACTGGCCGGACAGCTTGCCCGGAAATTCTGGGCGGACAATCTGGAACCGATCACTTTGCTGATCGGTTTTGACGAAAGAGCGCTTCGGTACAGGCATCCCGTGCCAGCGGGGGCGGTCCTGAAAAATTATGCGCTCATCGCCGTCTGTGCCCGCAGGGGCGGGCTGATCGCTTCCGCGACAAGGCTCGCAGCTCTGAAAGACCCCGGAAGCGAAATGAGAGAGCGGCAGAAGGTTTCCGCGTATGTGAATGCGGTTTTTGCGGCAAATACGCTGCCGGGGCGAACAGTGGGCAGCGTGTTTGGTTCGGCGCTTGCAGCGTATGCGGAAAAAGGGTATGCGGATGAATGGAAGTTCCATCATCAGGGGGGACTGACCGGTTATGCCGCCAGGGAGCTGAAAGCCGTAAGCGGCAGTACCCACATCATCCGGGAAAATGAAGTATATGCGTGGAATCCTTCCGTGCAGGGCACCAAGTCGGAAAATACCATTTTTATTACGAAAGACGGATTTGAAAGCCTGACCCATACAGGCGATTATCCTTACCTTACTTTTGAAATAAACGGGAAAACAGTCATGACGGAAGACATCCTCATTTTAGGCTAA
- a CDS encoding transketolase family protein codes for MELENRWLRETYVDLLMEYAQKDERLVLVEADLMLAAGTKRFAEKYPERTFDVGIAEANMIGVAAGMAAMGKIPFTHTFTPFSTRRVCDQVTLSVAYAKLNVKMMGSDPGVTAELNGGTHMSMEDVAIMRNIPGMTVFEPTDSAQLKKAFPQIMYHDGPVYIRLLRRNAVRIFEDDCEFQLGKGIVLKTGRDVTLVASGIMVAETMEAGRLLGEKGIDAEIINIHTVKPLDTGLLLESARKTGAVVTAENHTVINGLGSAVADCLSEHFPVPLQKVGVKDHFGEVGLTEFLKEKYGLKARNIVEAAEKAIAMKDRRKLNAGQKSDC; via the coding sequence ATGGAACTGGAAAACAGATGGCTGCGTGAAACCTATGTGGATCTGCTGATGGAATATGCGCAAAAGGATGAGAGGCTGGTTCTTGTTGAGGCGGACCTGATGCTTGCGGCCGGTACAAAACGTTTTGCCGAAAAGTATCCGGAAAGGACCTTTGACGTCGGTATTGCGGAGGCGAATATGATCGGAGTAGCTGCGGGAATGGCGGCTATGGGCAAAATCCCTTTTACGCATACCTTTACACCGTTCTCGACCCGCCGCGTCTGCGATCAGGTCACGTTATCGGTTGCATACGCGAAGCTGAATGTGAAGATGATGGGAAGCGATCCGGGCGTGACCGCGGAACTGAACGGCGGAACTCATATGAGCATGGAGGACGTTGCCATTATGCGCAATATCCCCGGAATGACGGTGTTTGAGCCCACGGACAGCGCCCAGTTGAAAAAAGCGTTTCCGCAGATTATGTACCATGACGGTCCGGTGTATATCCGCCTGCTCCGGAGAAACGCGGTCAGAATTTTCGAGGACGACTGCGAATTCCAGCTGGGTAAAGGCATTGTCCTGAAAACCGGCCGGGACGTGACCCTCGTTGCCTCCGGCATTATGGTCGCGGAGACAATGGAAGCCGGCAGGCTGCTTGGCGAAAAAGGAATCGATGCGGAAATCATCAATATCCATACGGTAAAACCCCTGGACACCGGGCTGCTGCTGGAAAGCGCCCGTAAAACCGGTGCGGTGGTCACGGCGGAAAATCATACCGTAATCAACGGGCTCGGCAGCGCAGTTGCGGACTGCCTGAGTGAGCATTTTCCCGTACCGCTTCAAAAGGTCGGCGTAAAAGATCATTTCGGCGAAGTCGGACTGACCGAATTCCTGAAAGAAAAATATGGACTCAAGGCCCGAAACATCGTGGAAGCCGCCGAAAAAGCAATAGCCATGAAGGACAGGAGGAAATTGAATGCTGGACAAAAATCAGATTGCTGA
- a CDS encoding transaldolase family protein, with the protein MKYFLDSAKLDEIQYAYENYGIDGVTTNPKHIKLSGKPFMQIVKDVAAWIRKNGLEGADRFPVSFEINPHLEKAADIIAAAKKISSYSPNYVIKVPCTEQGLIAARKLEGMNVRTNVTLVFSPSQAIPVGKLGAKFVSPFVGWKENSGDDALEYIAKIVKIYRTFDFKTEIIVAAVRNGKQIGDYAEIGADIVTCGLDVYKASFEHPFTAYGIDVFRKAWDSTVQS; encoded by the coding sequence ATGAAATATTTCTTAGACAGTGCAAAGCTGGACGAAATTCAATACGCTTATGAAAACTACGGGATCGACGGCGTTACCACCAACCCGAAGCATATTAAGCTGAGCGGGAAGCCTTTTATGCAGATTGTAAAGGATGTGGCGGCCTGGATCAGGAAAAATGGGCTGGAGGGCGCCGATCGATTCCCTGTGTCCTTCGAAATTAATCCGCATCTGGAGAAAGCGGCGGACATTATCGCCGCGGCAAAGAAGATTTCCTCCTATTCCCCGAATTATGTTATTAAAGTCCCCTGTACGGAGCAGGGCCTTATTGCCGCAAGGAAGCTGGAGGGGATGAATGTGCGCACCAACGTCACGCTTGTGTTCTCTCCGTCTCAGGCAATCCCCGTCGGAAAGCTCGGGGCAAAATTTGTTTCTCCCTTTGTGGGCTGGAAAGAAAACAGCGGAGACGACGCATTGGAATATATCGCGAAGATTGTTAAAATTTATAGGACCTTTGATTTTAAGACGGAGATCATTGTGGCGGCGGTCCGCAACGGAAAGCAGATCGGCGATTATGCCGAAATCGGCGCGGATATCGTGACCTGTGGGCTTGACGTTTACAAGGCGAGCTTTGAGCATCCGTTCACCGCTTACGGCATCGACGTATTCCGTAAAGCGTGGGACAGTACGGTTCAGTCCTGA
- a CDS encoding DMT family transporter, which produces MKLKSVTSLLLLSVIWGVYYVATQRAVRVLSVFSVGIVVRFITMMILAAIMLAEGKFTDLFHTKGVTKRLFLIGGFGYLLDLTAFIGLSVSPAGSGTALLKCDVLFVNIISVLIYKYRFTRADWACSMIMLFGVFLVMGINFSSFHLGDAGNIFFILSALFVSINAFLIKSVQTSKVSAVSDHVVAFYNNFITMALFALSALFTGDFRQLAKIGGNAFIIVILLICSVGQSLIYIVYYDNLRRFPVWIVKVFLLLMPVVAALVSYMAFGERLVPMQYGGMAVVLLGALGILLEQKKKSQFQQNTVTEGVKEK; this is translated from the coding sequence ATGAAACTAAAATCTGTAACATCGTTGCTTTTGCTTTCAGTAATCTGGGGCGTTTACTATGTCGCCACCCAAAGAGCTGTCAGAGTTTTGTCGGTTTTTTCAGTAGGAATTGTAGTTCGCTTTATCACCATGATGATTCTGGCGGCTATCATGCTGGCCGAGGGAAAGTTTACGGATCTGTTCCACACAAAAGGGGTAACCAAAAGGCTGTTTCTGATAGGAGGGTTCGGCTATCTTTTGGACCTGACCGCTTTTATCGGCCTCTCGGTTTCTCCGGCGGGCAGCGGTACCGCGCTTTTGAAATGTGATGTTCTGTTTGTAAATATCATTTCGGTGCTGATTTATAAATACAGGTTTACCCGCGCGGACTGGGCCTGTTCCATGATAATGCTTTTCGGGGTCTTTCTGGTGATGGGGATCAATTTTTCCAGCTTCCATTTGGGCGATGCGGGCAATATTTTTTTCATCCTCAGCGCCCTGTTCGTATCTATCAACGCTTTCCTGATCAAAAGCGTACAGACCAGCAAAGTAAGCGCGGTAAGCGATCATGTGGTTGCGTTCTATAACAATTTTATCACCATGGCGCTCTTCGCGCTGTCTGCGCTGTTTACCGGGGATTTCCGGCAGCTTGCAAAAATCGGCGGCAACGCATTTATTATTGTGATACTGCTGATATGCTCTGTTGGCCAATCCCTGATTTATATCGTTTACTATGATAACCTCAGACGTTTTCCCGTATGGATCGTAAAGGTCTTTCTGCTGCTGATGCCGGTTGTGGCGGCGCTGGTCTCCTACATGGCTTTCGGTGAAAGGCTGGTACCGATGCAATATGGTGGTATGGCGGTAGTCCTTCTCGGAGCTCTGGGAATTCTTCTGGAGCAAAAGAAAAAAAGCCAATTTCAGCAAAATACCGTGACGGAAGGAGTAAAAGAAAAATGA
- a CDS encoding RpiB/LacA/LacB family sugar-phosphate isomerase — MKKIIIGSDKSGFTLKEAIKTHLCEQGYEVEDCGTQSLEKGMTFYEVAPVAAKKIQDGEFERGILICGTGMGMSVVANKFKGVYAAACESTYAAEKCRAINDANILTMGGWMIGEVLGCEMADVFLHTGFTQNLEEWRQKFLRGAREQVKNIEEEIYQQTEGKE, encoded by the coding sequence TTGAAGAAGATTATTATCGGCTCAGATAAATCGGGTTTTACGCTGAAAGAAGCAATCAAAACCCATCTTTGCGAACAGGGGTATGAGGTAGAGGACTGCGGAACGCAAAGCCTGGAAAAAGGAATGACGTTTTACGAGGTCGCTCCTGTTGCCGCAAAAAAGATACAGGACGGCGAATTTGAGCGCGGGATTCTGATTTGCGGAACGGGCATGGGTATGTCCGTTGTTGCAAACAAATTCAAGGGCGTTTATGCGGCAGCCTGCGAAAGTACCTATGCGGCGGAAAAATGCCGCGCGATCAACGACGCGAACATCCTGACCATGGGCGGCTGGATGATCGGGGAGGTTCTCGGCTGTGAAATGGCCGATGTCTTTCTGCATACGGGATTTACCCAGAATCTGGAGGAATGGCGGCAGAAGTTCCTCAGGGGTGCGCGCGAGCAGGTGAAAAATATTGAAGAGGAAATTTATCAACAGACGGAGGGAAAAGAATGA
- a CDS encoding ROK family protein, giving the protein MEQGIVESRKDLKRNKIISTVRYNEMISRHEVKKRTGYSMTTVLNTINDLIEKRLLVEEDCDSVRVGRRPTWLHICPDGQYFIGVEFNADSLNCVVVDFAFQVIFSVNDRLYSTDTPESILEKIEAAIRRALDFVGEDKSKVLGIGLGLPGYVNKEKGLGVEYAYINGWRNIPIQRMIEEKFGYKVIIENNINTMTIAYRWMEYGERADDFVLLSMKYGLRMGMIIGNKLYSGNNGTAGEIGHVRLVNGYRYCSCGKRGCLDTEASFKAIKTKIIERMECGYFADIKEMVQGDMDRFSMSMFVESALQGNPDSVDLMKETAAYLGESLAMALAAINPKQVIIASKSGMGGEVFSNMVYGVIQDSVPSALIENFSVKCIKAQDNIGAVGAAMMIMENEYQVAQEEV; this is encoded by the coding sequence ATGGAACAGGGAATCGTAGAGAGCAGAAAAGACCTGAAAAGAAATAAAATAATCAGTACAGTCCGGTACAACGAAATGATCTCAAGGCATGAAGTCAAAAAGAGGACCGGCTACAGTATGACAACTGTGCTGAATACAATCAATGACTTAATTGAAAAAAGACTGCTCGTTGAGGAAGACTGCGATTCTGTCCGGGTGGGCCGCAGGCCCACATGGCTGCATATCTGTCCGGATGGGCAATATTTCATTGGCGTGGAGTTCAACGCGGACAGCCTGAACTGTGTGGTGGTGGACTTTGCCTTTCAGGTCATTTTTTCTGTAAATGATAGGCTGTATTCAACAGATACGCCTGAGAGCATCCTTGAAAAGATTGAAGCCGCCATTCGACGTGCGCTGGACTTCGTGGGGGAAGATAAGTCCAAGGTTTTGGGAATCGGCCTCGGTTTGCCGGGCTATGTGAACAAGGAAAAAGGACTCGGGGTGGAATACGCATATATCAACGGATGGAGGAACATCCCCATTCAACGGATGATCGAAGAAAAATTCGGCTATAAGGTCATTATTGAAAACAACATCAACACCATGACGATAGCCTACCGTTGGATGGAGTATGGGGAAAGAGCGGACGATTTTGTCCTGCTCTCCATGAAATACGGTCTCAGGATGGGTATGATCATTGGCAATAAGCTGTATTCCGGCAATAATGGGACAGCGGGTGAAATTGGCCATGTCCGGCTGGTAAACGGTTACCGTTACTGCTCCTGCGGCAAAAGAGGATGTTTGGATACGGAGGCTTCCTTCAAAGCGATTAAGACCAAAATCATAGAACGGATGGAATGCGGATATTTTGCCGATATCAAAGAGATGGTTCAGGGCGATATGGACCGCTTTTCTATGAGCATGTTTGTGGAGTCCGCTTTGCAGGGAAATCCCGATTCCGTGGACCTGATGAAAGAAACGGCTGCTTATTTAGGCGAAAGCCTTGCGATGGCGCTGGCAGCCATTAATCCCAAGCAGGTGATTATTGCGAGCAAAAGCGGGATGGGCGGAGAGGTCTTCTCCAATATGGTCTATGGTGTGATTCAGGACAGTGTGCCCTCCGCGCTCATTGAAAATTTCAGCGTCAAATGCATCAAGGCGCAGGATAATATCGGTGCGGTCGGAGCCGCTATGATGATCATGGAGAACGAATATCAGGTGGCACAGGAAGAAGTTTGA
- a CDS encoding transketolase yields the protein MSNKVQMLQEKADEIRKLTIQEIGELGVGHIGGCLSICEVLSALYFDIMRIDAENPKMEDRDRFVLSKGHGGPAVYAALALKGFLKKSELATLNRPNTHLPSHCDRNLTNGIDMTTGSLGQGFSAAVGMAAAANMEHKDLFVYTIIGDGESQEGQIWEAAMFAASRQLDHLIAFTDYNKMQIDGMIESVNGLYPLDKKWEAFGWHVQSVDGHNIQEILNAVDNAKKIPGRPSMILLNTIKGKGAYFCENMVKSHNMQITPEMWREAVDLLDREEA from the coding sequence ATGAGTAATAAGGTACAAATGCTTCAGGAGAAAGCGGATGAAATCCGGAAGCTGACGATACAGGAAATCGGAGAGCTCGGGGTAGGGCATATCGGAGGCTGCCTTTCCATCTGCGAGGTACTTTCCGCCCTTTACTTCGACATTATGCGGATCGACGCGGAAAACCCGAAAATGGAGGATCGCGACCGTTTCGTACTGTCCAAAGGGCATGGCGGACCGGCAGTCTATGCCGCTTTGGCTCTGAAGGGCTTTCTGAAAAAAAGCGAGCTGGCTACGCTGAACAGACCGAATACCCATCTGCCCAGCCACTGCGACCGGAACCTGACGAACGGGATCGATATGACCACCGGTTCGCTGGGACAGGGATTCTCGGCGGCGGTCGGTATGGCCGCGGCGGCAAACATGGAACATAAAGACCTGTTTGTCTATACGATTATCGGTGACGGCGAAAGCCAGGAAGGCCAGATCTGGGAGGCCGCCATGTTTGCCGCCAGCAGGCAGCTGGACCATCTGATTGCGTTTACCGACTACAATAAAATGCAGATTGACGGGATGATTGAAAGCGTCAACGGGCTGTATCCCCTGGATAAAAAATGGGAGGCTTTTGGCTGGCACGTCCAATCGGTGGACGGGCACAATATTCAGGAAATTCTGAATGCCGTCGACAACGCGAAGAAAATACCGGGCAGGCCCTCTATGATTCTGCTCAACACCATTAAGGGCAAGGGCGCATATTTCTGCGAGAACATGGTAAAGTCCCACAATATGCAGATTACGCCGGAGATGTGGAGAGAAGCGGTAGATTTACTGGATCGGGAGGAAGCATAA
- a CDS encoding L-fucose/L-arabinose isomerase family protein — MQKVKVGVVCLTRTTYDYKTAQEIYNKTMEDLKKIPDVEWIFEEQAVIEIEDAESAAQKMLKNNVDGLVIISGTFHLGHLALIFNKYIKKPILLWAFDELPYDGGKIRLNSVCGLNLNASNLYKAGNDHYTCIIGGSIDKTWLAALRVKAAVENARIGLVGYRAHGFFNVGTDDLDVYRKTGILIDHFEISDMFSQPVDDSEVKKEREKILRLFNCKELTDRQIENVARLCVSAAKFMQKYQLTAAAIRCWPEYAANYGVSPCATMSILQSRGMILGCEGDIEGTLSMLAARAMGAETPFLADLSQVDLKEDFALMWHCGVAPLNLWDGKCERTLDTYFAGGKGVTAGFVMKSGHVNMMRIDTARGKTRMFVAAGEAVDMEKQLCGTYAKVKFEQHITEVIDTVVYTGLAHHVTMVYGEYRDIMRAFAKMMDYEIIE, encoded by the coding sequence ATGCAAAAGGTTAAAGTGGGAGTAGTATGTCTGACCAGGACAACCTACGATTATAAAACAGCCCAGGAAATTTATAACAAAACGATGGAAGACCTGAAGAAAATACCGGATGTCGAATGGATATTTGAAGAGCAGGCGGTAATCGAAATAGAGGACGCTGAGAGCGCTGCCCAAAAGATGCTGAAGAATAATGTGGACGGTCTTGTAATCATCAGCGGCACTTTCCATTTGGGTCATCTGGCCCTGATCTTTAATAAATACATAAAAAAACCTATCCTGCTGTGGGCGTTCGACGAGCTTCCCTATGACGGAGGAAAAATCCGCCTCAATTCCGTATGCGGTCTGAACCTGAACGCCTCCAATCTCTATAAGGCGGGGAACGACCATTATACCTGCATCATCGGCGGAAGCATCGACAAGACGTGGCTTGCGGCGCTGCGGGTAAAAGCTGCGGTCGAAAACGCGAGGATCGGGCTTGTGGGCTATCGGGCGCATGGTTTCTTCAACGTGGGAACCGACGATCTGGACGTTTACCGGAAAACGGGTATCCTGATCGATCATTTTGAAATTTCCGATATGTTTTCCCAGCCGGTTGACGACAGCGAAGTAAAAAAAGAGAGGGAAAAAATTCTCAGACTCTTTAACTGTAAAGAGCTTACCGATAGACAGATTGAGAATGTCGCGCGTCTGTGCGTGAGCGCGGCGAAATTTATGCAAAAATATCAGCTCACCGCCGCCGCCATCCGCTGCTGGCCGGAATACGCGGCAAACTATGGTGTCTCGCCGTGCGCAACCATGTCCATCCTGCAGTCCCGCGGAATGATCCTCGGCTGCGAGGGGGACATAGAGGGGACCCTCTCCATGCTGGCTGCCAGGGCTATGGGCGCTGAGACGCCGTTCCTCGCCGACCTTTCGCAGGTTGACCTGAAAGAGGATTTTGCCCTGATGTGGCACTGCGGGGTCGCACCGCTCAATCTTTGGGACGGCAAATGCGAAAGAACGCTCGATACCTATTTTGCAGGCGGAAAGGGCGTGACTGCAGGCTTTGTTATGAAAAGCGGCCATGTAAACATGATGCGTATCGACACCGCCCGCGGAAAAACAAGGATGTTCGTTGCCGCCGGGGAAGCGGTCGATATGGAAAAACAGCTTTGCGGCACTTACGCCAAGGTAAAATTCGAACAGCATATCACGGAGGTGATAGACACGGTAGTGTACACGGGCCTTGCGCACCATGTCACGATGGTGTATGGCGAATACAGAGATATCATGAGAGCGTTCGCAAAGATGATGGACTATGAAATTATAGAATAG